One Desulfovibrio fairfieldensis genomic window carries:
- a CDS encoding efflux RND transporter permease subunit yields MAASAKPNLFLRRPVLSAVISILITLVGALAMKALPIAQYPDLVPPTVNVSVSYPGASAETIAATVLAPLEVNINGVENMLYMTSTAASGSGSGSINVYFSLGTNPDMALVNVNNKVNLAQTLLPEEVRRQGVTVVKRSPAMLQAFAYYSPDGRYDEVYIHNWMQINVVDELKRVPGVGDCSVFGSMSYSMRIWLQPDKLAKYGLTVGEVAQAIQDQNSQYAPGRLGDMPSPSSTQLTWQIDTEGRLVTPEQFGEIIVRTGEDSAMLRLKDVARVELGGQDYSVGSRYNGMAARMGAVYLLPGANAIATGDLVLARLEEIAKTLPDGMAYKVVVDTNDFVMESIKEVISTLVEAMILVFIVVYVFLQNWRATLIPCIAVPVSIIGTFAGMYALGYSINTLTLFGMVLAIGIVVDDAIVVLENVERIMSSEHLPPKEATAKAMNEVTAPVIAIVLVLCAVFIPVSFMGGLAGQMYKQFAITISVSVVLSGIVALTLTPSLCALLLKPHAHDYKPPRAFTWFNYAFGRVTHRYLRAVRFIKDSGLRAMILFGAMVVAIVWLLKVVPGGLVPNEDQGYILGMAILADGASQHRTTAVTDTLSDFVLKDPSVDGIATINGLDITSMAVKSNYGTFFATLKPWDQRKGPGMSADDLTKKVMAVTMMQPEAVVLGFSPPPISGMSTTGGFEGYIQMRGDGTIYDLEKEANAVVAEATAKKADGTPKYPAIGSVQNLFSTGAPQLYANLDRERCKDMGVSVSDVFTAMGATFGTTYVNDFNYMGRTFQVRMQSEAAYRMLPESLNDVFVRNDKGEMIPLTAVMTLERRTAPQVMERYNVFPAAHIMGNPADGYSSGQALEAMERAANAVLPNDFSLGWVGSALQEKLASADTTIIFVLALVMVFLILAAQYESWSLPLAVLTAVPFGVFGALVATWMRDLSNDVYFQVALVTLVGLAAKNAILIVEFAVESWRDGRSLDVAAMQAARLRFRPIVMTSLAFILGCVPLAISSGAGANSRHAIGTAVIGGMLAATCIATLFVPYFFKAIMQLSLKLQGKKDPNEGKSRFDDDPEDI; encoded by the coding sequence ATGGCCGCTTCTGCTAAGCCGAATCTCTTTTTGCGCCGGCCGGTCCTATCGGCCGTCATATCCATCCTGATCACCCTGGTGGGCGCACTGGCCATGAAGGCCCTGCCCATCGCCCAGTATCCGGACCTGGTGCCGCCCACGGTCAACGTGAGCGTGTCCTACCCCGGCGCCTCGGCCGAGACCATCGCGGCCACGGTGCTGGCGCCTCTGGAAGTGAACATCAACGGCGTGGAAAACATGCTTTACATGACTTCCACCGCCGCTTCCGGCTCCGGCTCGGGCAGCATCAACGTCTACTTCTCCCTGGGCACCAACCCGGACATGGCCCTGGTCAACGTCAACAACAAGGTCAACCTGGCCCAGACCCTTCTGCCCGAAGAGGTGCGCCGCCAGGGCGTGACCGTGGTCAAGCGCTCCCCGGCCATGTTGCAGGCCTTCGCCTATTACTCGCCCGACGGCCGCTACGACGAGGTCTATATCCACAACTGGATGCAGATCAACGTGGTGGACGAGCTCAAGCGCGTGCCCGGCGTAGGCGACTGCTCCGTGTTCGGTTCCATGAGCTATTCCATGCGTATCTGGCTCCAGCCGGACAAGCTGGCCAAATACGGCTTGACGGTCGGCGAGGTGGCCCAGGCCATTCAGGACCAGAACTCGCAGTACGCTCCCGGCCGACTGGGCGACATGCCCTCGCCGTCCTCCACCCAGCTCACCTGGCAGATCGACACGGAGGGGCGCCTGGTCACGCCCGAGCAGTTCGGCGAGATCATCGTCCGCACCGGCGAGGACAGCGCCATGCTGCGCCTCAAGGATGTGGCCCGCGTCGAGCTGGGCGGCCAGGATTACAGCGTGGGATCCCGCTACAACGGCATGGCGGCGCGCATGGGCGCGGTCTATCTGCTGCCGGGCGCCAACGCCATCGCCACCGGCGATCTGGTCCTGGCCCGTCTGGAAGAGATAGCCAAAACCCTGCCCGACGGCATGGCCTACAAAGTCGTGGTGGACACCAACGACTTTGTTATGGAATCCATCAAAGAAGTGATCAGCACCCTGGTGGAGGCCATGATTCTGGTGTTCATCGTGGTCTATGTCTTTCTTCAGAACTGGCGGGCCACCCTGATCCCCTGCATTGCCGTGCCGGTGTCCATCATCGGCACCTTCGCGGGCATGTACGCCCTGGGCTACTCCATCAATACCCTGACGCTCTTCGGCATGGTGCTGGCCATCGGCATCGTGGTGGACGACGCCATCGTGGTGCTGGAAAACGTGGAACGCATCATGAGTTCCGAGCATCTGCCGCCCAAGGAGGCCACGGCCAAGGCCATGAACGAGGTCACGGCCCCGGTTATCGCCATTGTGCTGGTGCTCTGCGCGGTGTTCATTCCGGTGTCCTTCATGGGCGGTCTGGCGGGCCAGATGTACAAGCAGTTCGCCATCACCATTTCGGTATCCGTGGTGCTCTCGGGCATTGTGGCGCTGACGCTCACGCCGTCGCTCTGCGCCCTGCTGCTCAAGCCCCACGCCCATGACTACAAGCCGCCGCGCGCCTTTACCTGGTTCAACTACGCCTTCGGGCGGGTGACGCACCGTTACCTGCGCGCCGTGCGCTTCATCAAGGACTCGGGCCTGCGCGCCATGATCCTGTTCGGCGCGATGGTGGTCGCCATCGTCTGGCTGCTCAAGGTGGTGCCCGGCGGCCTGGTGCCCAACGAAGACCAGGGCTACATCCTGGGCATGGCCATCCTGGCCGACGGCGCGTCCCAGCACCGGACCACGGCGGTCACCGACACCCTGAGCGACTTCGTGCTCAAGGACCCTTCGGTGGACGGCATCGCCACCATCAATGGTCTGGACATCACCTCCATGGCGGTCAAGAGCAACTACGGCACCTTCTTCGCCACCCTCAAACCCTGGGATCAGCGCAAGGGGCCGGGGATGTCCGCCGACGACCTGACCAAGAAGGTCATGGCCGTGACCATGATGCAGCCGGAAGCCGTGGTGCTGGGCTTTTCGCCGCCGCCCATCAGCGGCATGAGCACCACCGGCGGTTTTGAAGGCTATATTCAGATGCGCGGCGACGGCACCATCTACGACCTGGAAAAGGAGGCCAACGCGGTGGTGGCCGAGGCCACGGCCAAAAAGGCCGACGGCACGCCCAAGTATCCGGCCATCGGCAGCGTGCAGAACCTCTTTTCCACCGGCGCGCCCCAGCTCTACGCCAATCTGGACCGCGAGCGCTGCAAGGACATGGGCGTGAGCGTCAGCGACGTGTTCACGGCCATGGGCGCCACGTTCGGCACGACCTATGTGAACGACTTCAACTACATGGGCCGCACCTTCCAGGTGCGCATGCAGTCCGAGGCGGCCTACCGCATGCTGCCGGAGTCGCTCAACGACGTCTTTGTGCGCAATGACAAGGGCGAGATGATTCCGCTCACCGCCGTCATGACTCTGGAGCGCCGCACGGCCCCCCAGGTCATGGAACGCTATAACGTGTTTCCGGCCGCGCACATCATGGGCAACCCGGCCGACGGCTATTCCTCGGGCCAGGCTCTGGAAGCCATGGAGCGGGCCGCCAACGCGGTGCTGCCCAACGACTTCAGCCTGGGCTGGGTGGGCTCGGCCCTGCAGGAAAAGCTGGCCAGCGCCGACACCACCATCATCTTCGTGCTGGCTCTGGTCATGGTCTTCCTGATTCTGGCGGCCCAGTATGAATCCTGGTCCCTGCCCCTGGCCGTGCTCACCGCCGTGCCCTTCGGCGTGTTCGGCGCGCTGGTCGCCACCTGGATGCGGGACCTGTCCAACGACGTGTACTTCCAGGTGGCTCTGGTCACTCTGGTGGGCCTGGCGGCCAAAAACGCCATCTTGATTGTGGAATTCGCCGTGGAATCCTGGCGCGACGGCCGTAGTCTGGACGTGGCCGCCATGCAGGCCGCGCGCCTGCGTTTCAGGCCCATCGTGATGACTTCCCTGGCCTTCATCCTGGGCTGCGTGCCGCTGGCCATCAGTTCCGGCGCGGGCGCCAACAGCCGCCACGCCATCGGCACGGCGGTCATCGGCGGCATGCTGGCGGCCACCTGCATCGCCACGCTCTTTGTGCCGTACTTCTTTAAGGCCATCATGCAGCTTTCGCTGAAATTGCAGGGCAAGAAAGACCCCAATGAAGGCAAGAGCCGTTTTGATGACGATCCGGAGGATATATGA
- a CDS encoding efflux RND transporter periplasmic adaptor subunit: MTMRSLIFFSLAVGLCLALVACGDGKKTQQSALPPVAVFDVTVADVPWTAEYQAQASGSRAVEVRARVEAIIEKRLYEEGDFVKQGQLLFQLERDQYEAKVQQAQAQFNNAEREWKRIRPLYEKNAVSQKERDNARAAYESAKAELRQARINLDYCQVTAPVSGYSSKENFTPGNLVGNNSLLTYVNQTDPMYIDFSIAAPERMRRQQLAAAGRLRFPDNGHYKAQLRLLDGSMYKGEGEVTFIDSQVQPSTGVIKARAVFANADGHIMPGQYVRLFMEGDVLTNAVLIPQKCVLLTQKGALVMALDKDNKVLPVPVTLSVAVGDRYLVDSGLKGGERIISEGLVKARPGTQVRVQETAAQQQQAQTPAAQK; this comes from the coding sequence ATGACCATGAGATCGCTGATTTTCTTTTCCCTTGCAGTGGGCCTCTGCCTGGCCCTCGTCGCCTGCGGCGACGGCAAAAAAACCCAGCAAAGCGCGTTGCCCCCGGTGGCCGTCTTTGACGTGACGGTGGCCGACGTGCCCTGGACCGCCGAGTATCAGGCCCAGGCCTCGGGCTCGCGCGCCGTGGAAGTGCGCGCGCGCGTGGAGGCCATTATTGAAAAGCGCCTGTATGAGGAAGGCGATTTTGTGAAGCAGGGGCAGCTCCTGTTCCAGCTGGAGCGCGACCAGTACGAAGCCAAGGTCCAGCAGGCCCAGGCGCAGTTCAACAACGCCGAACGCGAATGGAAGCGCATCCGGCCGCTTTACGAAAAGAACGCCGTTTCCCAGAAGGAGCGCGACAACGCCCGCGCCGCCTATGAAAGCGCCAAGGCCGAATTGCGCCAGGCCAGGATCAATCTGGATTACTGCCAGGTGACGGCGCCGGTTTCCGGCTACAGCAGCAAGGAAAACTTCACCCCCGGCAACCTGGTGGGCAATAATTCCCTGCTTACCTACGTGAACCAGACCGACCCCATGTACATCGACTTTTCCATCGCCGCCCCCGAGCGCATGCGCCGCCAGCAGCTGGCCGCCGCCGGGCGGCTGCGCTTCCCGGACAACGGGCATTACAAGGCGCAACTGCGCCTGCTGGACGGCAGCATGTACAAGGGTGAGGGCGAAGTTACCTTCATCGACAGCCAGGTACAGCCCAGCACGGGCGTCATCAAGGCCCGCGCGGTCTTCGCCAATGCCGACGGCCACATCATGCCCGGCCAGTATGTGCGCCTGTTCATGGAAGGCGACGTGCTCACCAACGCCGTGCTTATTCCCCAGAAGTGCGTCCTGCTGACCCAGAAAGGGGCGCTGGTCATGGCTCTGGACAAGGACAACAAGGTACTCCCCGTTCCCGTCACCCTCAGCGTGGCCGTGGGCGACCGCTATCTGGTGGATTCCGGCCTCAAGGGCGGCGAGAGGATCATCAGCGAGGGCCTGGTCAAGGCCCGGCCCGGAACCCAGGTGCGCGTGCAGGAAACCGCCGCCCAACAACAGCAGGCTCAGACTCCCGCCGCTCAAAAGTAG
- a CDS encoding XdhC family protein — translation MRKGSKKETPPDPAPETPRGGVPENVPSPAGEDCLEERLAVLLAAGIPAVLLTVISSRGSAPRHAGTRALLTAAGLEGTVGGGALEARAVEAARQSLESGISARVACDLTGLSPASDMICGGSMEVLCEALGPEQARLFALAAQVLREGGRGAWIVDVSRESLPQRRLHLAALPETPAAGTEDWAALAASGAVRTDLDAAIPLLEEIKNKAGLISLGERSVYVEPLDAPPVLLLCGGGHVSLEVAALAHACGFVVDVVDDRPEFSDPARFPMARRCLTLPGFENLVEACGIGRRHYVAIVTRGHSFDREALAQALTSHAAYIGMIGSKSKREQVYAFLRAQGVPDAELAAVRCPIGLSIGAETPRQIAVSVVAELLAARAGTLQRLRFED, via the coding sequence ATGCGTAAGGGTTCCAAAAAGGAAACGCCGCCTGATCCGGCCCCGGAAACGCCGCGCGGCGGCGTTCCGGAAAATGTCCCCTCCCCGGCGGGCGAGGACTGCCTGGAAGAGCGCCTGGCCGTGCTGCTGGCCGCCGGGATTCCCGCCGTATTGCTGACCGTCATCAGCAGCCGGGGTTCGGCCCCGCGTCACGCCGGCACCCGCGCCCTGCTCACGGCGGCCGGTCTGGAGGGCACGGTGGGCGGAGGCGCGCTGGAGGCCCGCGCCGTGGAAGCGGCCCGCCAAAGCCTGGAAAGCGGCATTTCCGCCCGCGTCGCCTGCGATCTCACCGGCTTGAGCCCGGCCAGCGACATGATCTGCGGCGGCAGCATGGAGGTGCTCTGCGAAGCGCTCGGGCCGGAACAGGCCCGGCTGTTCGCCCTGGCCGCGCAGGTGCTGCGCGAGGGCGGCCGGGGCGCCTGGATCGTGGATGTGAGCCGCGAGAGCCTGCCGCAACGCCGGCTGCATCTGGCGGCCCTGCCGGAAACACCGGCGGCGGGTACGGAGGACTGGGCGGCCCTGGCCGCCTCCGGCGCGGTGCGCACGGACCTGGACGCGGCAATCCCCCTGCTGGAAGAAATCAAAAACAAGGCCGGGCTGATCAGCCTCGGGGAGCGCTCCGTCTATGTGGAGCCCCTGGACGCGCCGCCCGTGCTCCTGCTCTGCGGCGGCGGCCACGTTTCGCTGGAGGTGGCGGCCCTGGCCCATGCCTGCGGCTTTGTGGTGGACGTGGTTGACGACCGTCCGGAATTTTCCGATCCGGCGCGTTTTCCCATGGCCCGGCGTTGCCTGACCCTGCCCGGTTTTGAAAACCTGGTGGAGGCCTGCGGCATCGGGCGGCGGCATTACGTGGCCATTGTCACGCGCGGGCACAGCTTTGACCGCGAGGCTTTGGCCCAGGCCCTGACCAGCCACGCCGCCTACATCGGCATGATCGGCAGCAAATCCAAGCGCGAACAGGTCTATGCCTTTTTGCGCGCCCAGGGCGTGCCCGACGCGGAACTGGCGGCGGTGCGCTGTCCCATCGGCCTGTCCATCGGCGCGGAGACGCCGCGGCAGATCGCCGTGTCCGTGGTGGCCGAACTGCTGGCCGCGCGCGCCGGAACGTTGCAGCGCCTGCGTTTTGAGGATTGA
- the topA gene encoding type I DNA topoisomerase, translating into MGKQLIIVESPAKVKTIKKFLGPQYAVQASVGHVRDLPSSSLGVDEANDFAPHYEVIENKKNVVSELRAAAAKADTVYLAPDPDREGEAIAWHVAELIRDKAKDIKRIQFNEITAKAVKDALEHPRDLNVNLFDAQQARRVLDRLVGYKISPLLWKTIKRGISAGRVQSVALRLIVEREAEREAFKPEEYWLFKALLSADVPPPFKAELVKVSGKKAVVSNAEQANTLEAALKGKPFVVESVEEKERERAPQPPFITSTLQQAANQRLSYTAKRTMNIAQRLYEGVELGDKGLTALITYMRTDSTRIADEARQAARDFIVQTFGQDHLPKKARIYKAKGGAQDAHEAIRPVDVTVTPDMVKPHLPPEQYNLYRLIWSRFVASQMAGARFHDTAALIACAHTLWRAKGERLLFPGFLAVLPRGKEEADAELPPLKAGQALTLDKLEKEQKFTQPPARYSEASLVRELEELGIGRPSTYAAIISTLQDRDYVHLAERHFVPTDLGRVVCRQLTEHFAKLMDVGFTAQMEEGLDKVAEGGRNWVDLMRAFAADFNPTLDAAAKNMQSLKGGMPTDLPCPDCGKPLLIKFGKAGAFLACSAYPECRYTSNFARTEDGKVEAVAQEKPQYEKVGQCPRCGKDLVIKKSRTGSRFIACTGYPACDYAAPFSTGVPCPRCGKGSLVEKSSKRGKIFYSCDQYPQCDFALWDKPVPGPCPRCDSPYLVEKKSRDGVKIICPVKGCGYVKEDGDA; encoded by the coding sequence ATGGGCAAACAGCTGATCATAGTGGAATCTCCGGCCAAGGTGAAAACCATCAAAAAATTCCTGGGGCCGCAGTATGCGGTGCAGGCCAGTGTGGGCCATGTGCGCGATCTGCCTTCCAGTTCCCTGGGCGTGGACGAGGCCAACGATTTCGCGCCCCATTACGAGGTGATCGAGAACAAGAAGAACGTGGTCAGCGAACTGCGCGCCGCCGCGGCCAAGGCAGACACGGTCTACCTGGCCCCGGACCCGGACCGCGAGGGCGAGGCCATTGCCTGGCACGTGGCCGAGCTGATCCGCGACAAGGCCAAGGACATCAAGCGCATCCAGTTCAACGAGATCACGGCCAAAGCCGTCAAGGACGCCCTGGAGCACCCGCGCGACCTCAATGTCAATCTTTTTGACGCCCAGCAGGCCCGGCGCGTGCTGGACCGCCTGGTGGGCTACAAGATTTCGCCCCTGCTCTGGAAAACCATCAAGCGCGGCATTTCCGCCGGGCGCGTGCAGTCCGTGGCCCTGCGTCTGATCGTGGAGCGCGAGGCCGAGCGCGAAGCCTTCAAGCCCGAGGAATACTGGCTGTTCAAGGCCCTGCTGTCCGCCGACGTGCCGCCGCCGTTCAAGGCGGAACTGGTCAAGGTCAGCGGCAAGAAGGCCGTCGTCAGCAACGCGGAACAGGCGAACACGCTGGAGGCCGCGCTCAAGGGCAAGCCCTTTGTGGTGGAAAGCGTGGAGGAAAAGGAGCGCGAGCGGGCGCCCCAGCCGCCCTTCATCACCTCCACCCTGCAGCAGGCGGCCAACCAGCGCCTTTCCTACACGGCCAAGCGCACCATGAATATCGCCCAGCGCCTCTATGAAGGCGTGGAACTGGGCGACAAGGGCCTCACGGCGCTGATCACCTACATGCGTACCGACTCCACGCGTATCGCGGACGAGGCGCGCCAGGCGGCCCGAGATTTCATCGTTCAGACCTTCGGGCAGGACCATCTGCCCAAAAAGGCCCGCATCTACAAGGCCAAGGGCGGAGCCCAGGACGCCCATGAAGCCATCCGCCCGGTGGACGTGACCGTCACCCCGGACATGGTCAAGCCCCACCTGCCGCCGGAACAGTACAATCTTTACCGCCTGATCTGGTCGCGTTTCGTGGCCTCGCAGATGGCCGGGGCCCGCTTCCATGACACCGCGGCCCTGATCGCCTGCGCCCACACGCTCTGGCGGGCCAAGGGCGAACGCCTGCTCTTCCCCGGTTTTCTGGCCGTGCTGCCGCGCGGCAAGGAAGAGGCCGACGCCGAGCTGCCGCCGCTCAAGGCAGGGCAGGCCCTGACCCTGGACAAGCTGGAAAAGGAACAGAAATTCACCCAGCCTCCGGCCCGCTACAGCGAAGCCAGCCTGGTGCGCGAACTGGAAGAGCTGGGCATCGGCCGCCCTTCCACCTACGCGGCCATTATTTCCACTCTGCAGGACCGCGACTACGTGCATCTGGCCGAGCGCCATTTCGTGCCCACGGACCTGGGCCGGGTGGTCTGCCGCCAGCTCACCGAGCACTTCGCCAAGCTCATGGACGTGGGGTTCACGGCCCAGATGGAGGAAGGGCTGGACAAGGTGGCCGAGGGCGGCCGGAACTGGGTGGATCTGATGCGCGCCTTCGCGGCGGACTTCAATCCCACCCTGGACGCGGCGGCCAAGAATATGCAGAGCCTCAAGGGCGGCATGCCCACGGACCTGCCCTGCCCGGACTGCGGCAAACCCCTGCTGATCAAATTCGGCAAGGCGGGCGCGTTCCTGGCCTGTTCCGCGTATCCGGAATGCCGCTACACCAGCAATTTCGCGCGTACCGAGGACGGCAAGGTGGAAGCCGTGGCCCAGGAAAAACCGCAGTATGAGAAGGTGGGCCAGTGCCCGCGCTGCGGCAAGGATCTGGTGATCAAGAAGTCGCGCACCGGCAGCCGCTTTATCGCCTGCACGGGCTATCCGGCCTGCGATTATGCCGCGCCCTTTTCCACGGGCGTGCCCTGCCCGCGCTGCGGCAAGGGCAGCCTGGTGGAAAAGAGCAGCAAGCGCGGCAAGATCTTCTACTCCTGCGACCAGTATCCCCAGTGCGATTTCGCTCTCTGGGACAAGCCCGTGCCCGGCCCGTGCCCGCGTTGCGACTCACCCTACCTGGTGGAGAAAAAGAGCCGGGACGGGGTCAAGATCATTTGCCCGGTCAAGGGCTGCGGCTATGTGAAGGAGGACGGCGATGCGTAA
- the traT gene encoding complement resistance protein TraT codes for MPIARLFLLLLLGLSLLPLNACVRQRDGDAGEVEVLRSGALNRAGDEDIPNVAYVNVRDMSNRVFHLGSQAEAWLGRKGFTVTDNPSQAGYIVQISVLAAGPVDPDSLRAVVDAGYDGPSKFSGTGGTALLADVLLVQRRVPSARRPSRANLKNISNRNAVASSQMRLGLLVRHDIRLKAGLPPYFADVLARELSTAISAADGEAGASPPSSAR; via the coding sequence ATGCCCATAGCGCGATTGTTTCTTCTGCTGCTTCTGGGTCTGAGCCTGCTTCCGCTCAACGCCTGCGTCCGTCAGCGCGACGGCGACGCCGGAGAGGTGGAGGTATTGCGCTCCGGCGCGTTGAATAGGGCCGGGGACGAGGACATCCCCAATGTGGCCTACGTGAACGTGCGCGACATGAGCAACCGCGTTTTCCATCTCGGTTCCCAGGCTGAAGCCTGGCTGGGCCGCAAGGGCTTCACCGTGACCGACAATCCCAGCCAGGCCGGGTATATTGTGCAGATTTCCGTGCTCGCGGCGGGCCCGGTGGACCCGGACAGCCTGCGCGCGGTGGTGGACGCCGGATATGACGGCCCCTCCAAATTTTCCGGCACGGGCGGCACCGCCCTGCTGGCCGACGTGCTGCTTGTGCAGCGGCGCGTGCCCAGCGCCCGCCGTCCCAGCCGGGCGAACCTGAAAAATATTTCCAACCGCAATGCCGTAGCCAGCAGCCAGATGCGCCTGGGCCTGCTGGTGCGCCATGACATCCGGCTGAAAGCCGGGCTCCCCCCCTATTTCGCGGACGTGCTGGCCCGGGAACTGAGCACGGCCATCAGCGCCGCCGACGGCGAAGCCGGCGCATCCCCGCCCTCCTCCGCGCGCTGA
- a CDS encoding methyl-accepting chemotaxis protein, which produces MLAWYRHLRMTPKIVLPVTIVLVVILSFLTWQIQSKSSQAIESVAKRELSALAAQNGNFVRSLLNMAVNEAGALADSLEQSLKKGVIPSRETLMAMEEGLHLGNPELFGCGVMWEPNAFDGKDEAYRGVPGSNAEGRFLSYSSAGAAITDLGDQLEKSYYTVPKKTLAPYLSDPYPFTVNGKPIPMSTASYPIIVDNVFRGTVVVDLSLAKLEEIITGIAVYDSGYAGLITDLGLVVAHKSKDLEGKNLFDINRFNDPTAAAKAFKAGKAYTEEVNTKEGRVFRYYQPITIRGSSQHWYLAVIAPMDEVLAQANSISRMTIALCVATLVVLLVVIFLLIRSSVKPINYLARTAEIIADGNLEQPIEDERFGGEVKMLSTSLKKMIASLVEGIKKAEALSASAQEESRKAQEAMTQAEAASKEAQAKTQTMLTAADKLEEVGNVVSSASSELSAQIEQSDRGAAESAQRLSEAATAMNEMNATVQEVAKNAGSASTASADTKEKAEAGAQVVAKAVRSIEQVHQMSLELKGDMTQLNEHAQDITRIMGVISDIADQTNLLALNAAIEAARAGEAGRGFAVVADEVRKLAEKTMASTNDVGNAIKAIQESTAKSMTGVDNAVERIGEATELASQSGAALEEIVATVETTADQVNAIATASEEQSAASEEINQSIVQVNDMSRQTAEAMAEAARAVSDLAAQAHGLTELIEAMKKG; this is translated from the coding sequence ATGTTAGCCTGGTACCGCCATCTGCGCATGACCCCCAAAATTGTTCTTCCCGTTACCATCGTGCTGGTGGTGATCCTGAGTTTCCTCACCTGGCAGATCCAGTCCAAAAGTTCGCAAGCTATCGAAAGCGTCGCAAAAAGAGAATTGTCCGCTCTGGCCGCGCAGAACGGCAACTTCGTCCGCAGCCTCCTGAACATGGCCGTCAACGAGGCCGGCGCTCTGGCCGACAGCCTGGAACAGAGCCTGAAAAAAGGCGTGATTCCTTCGCGGGAAACCCTGATGGCCATGGAAGAAGGCCTGCACCTGGGCAATCCCGAACTCTTCGGCTGCGGCGTCATGTGGGAACCCAACGCCTTTGACGGCAAGGACGAGGCTTACCGGGGCGTGCCGGGCAGCAATGCCGAAGGCCGCTTCCTCTCCTATTCGTCCGCGGGCGCGGCAATCACGGATTTGGGCGATCAGCTTGAAAAATCCTATTATACCGTGCCCAAAAAGACGCTGGCGCCCTATCTTTCCGATCCCTATCCTTTCACGGTCAACGGCAAACCCATTCCCATGTCCACAGCCTCGTATCCGATTATCGTGGACAACGTGTTCCGGGGCACCGTGGTGGTGGACCTCTCTCTGGCCAAGCTGGAAGAGATAATCACCGGCATTGCCGTTTATGACAGCGGCTACGCCGGCCTTATCACCGATCTGGGCCTGGTGGTGGCCCACAAGTCCAAGGACCTGGAAGGAAAAAACCTGTTTGACATCAACAGGTTCAATGATCCCACGGCGGCGGCCAAGGCATTCAAGGCCGGCAAAGCCTACACCGAAGAAGTCAACACCAAGGAAGGCCGGGTCTTCCGTTATTATCAGCCCATTACCATCCGGGGCAGCAGCCAGCACTGGTACCTGGCCGTCATCGCGCCCATGGACGAGGTGCTGGCCCAGGCCAATTCCATCAGCCGGATGACCATCGCCCTGTGCGTCGCCACCCTGGTAGTGCTGTTGGTGGTGATCTTCCTGCTGATCCGCTCTTCCGTGAAACCCATCAACTATCTGGCCAGGACGGCGGAAATCATCGCGGACGGCAATCTGGAACAACCCATTGAGGACGAGCGCTTCGGCGGCGAAGTGAAGATGCTGAGCACCTCCCTGAAAAAGATGATTGCCTCCCTGGTCGAAGGCATCAAAAAGGCCGAGGCCCTTTCGGCTTCCGCCCAGGAGGAATCCCGCAAGGCCCAGGAGGCCATGACCCAGGCCGAGGCCGCGAGCAAGGAAGCGCAGGCCAAAACCCAGACCATGCTGACGGCCGCCGACAAGCTGGAGGAAGTGGGCAACGTGGTTTCCTCGGCATCCAGTGAGCTGTCGGCCCAGATCGAGCAGTCCGACCGGGGCGCGGCGGAATCCGCCCAGCGCCTGTCCGAAGCGGCCACGGCCATGAACGAAATGAACGCCACGGTCCAGGAAGTGGCCAAAAATGCGGGTTCGGCCTCCACGGCCTCCGCCGATACCAAGGAAAAGGCCGAGGCGGGCGCGCAGGTGGTGGCAAAGGCCGTGCGCAGCATCGAGCAGGTCCACCAGATGTCCCTGGAGCTCAAGGGCGACATGACCCAGCTCAATGAGCACGCCCAGGACATCACCAGGATCATGGGCGTGATCTCGGACATCGCGGACCAGACCAACCTCCTGGCCCTGAACGCCGCCATTGAGGCCGCCCGCGCGGGCGAGGCCGGTCGCGGCTTCGCCGTGGTGGCCGACGAGGTGCGCAAGCTGGCCGAAAAGACCATGGCCTCCACCAATGACGTGGGCAATGCCATCAAGGCCATCCAGGAAAGCACGGCCAAGAGCATGACCGGCGTGGACAATGCCGTGGAACGCATCGGCGAGGCCACGGAACTTGCCAGCCAATCCGGCGCGGCCCTGGAGGAAATCGTGGCCACCGTGGAGACCACGGCGGACCAGGTCAATGCCATTGCCACGGCCAGCGAGGAGCAATCCGCCGCCAGCGAGGAGATCAACCAGTCCATCGTCCAGGTCAACGACATGTCCCGCCAGACCGCCGAGGCCATGGCCGAGGCCGCCAGGGCCGTGTCCGACCTGGCCGCCCAGGCCCACGGCCTTACGGAACTGATTGAGGCCATGAAGAAGGGCTAA